In Leptidea sinapis chromosome 18, ilLepSina1.1, whole genome shotgun sequence, a genomic segment contains:
- the LOC126969420 gene encoding ecdysone oxidase-like — protein MSVYYFFLLCVIFVVHPNHVICSQTYNDTECPKITPGSASSTFTAALKYFAGEQCNVYSDVHPKSEVNDHEEFDFIIVGAGTAGCIVARRLVDQNFNVLLLEAGSDPPVEAKIPNLVTSIYKKKYDWQYSTVNNGRTSQALINGNTYWPRGKMLGGSHQLNMMFYYKGAAHDYKSWEELGNNEWSEQNIKKFFKKAESLQSQKLLNNNEIKNFYGLDGLQVINTVNFTYDHIIDKVLESFQEIGIENKEDINTANLSGSSRSTVTAADGTRKTTYAMYVEPIISRKNFKLISQSYVTTILINDMKANGVAVNFDGKNMTFNAKLEVILSAGSINTPHLLMLSGVGDKKHLESKNIKCKVDLPAVGQNLQDHAAVGIPIMLDLPPGTSERDTNFDVIKYLYNRTGYLAQLSVTDIGAFYSHNKHLSYPEFQNVLSIVNNPLRLSFLSYKDVMMKSLIQQAQNRSTYVFEVVLLHPYSRGSITLNSSNPYDYPIIDANYFGEARDLKLITQGIKILTKIIKTDYFKSNNAFLPRLKWPDCDKFKLDSANYWKCIANNTVTTIYHPVGTSSMGPDPKKFVVDQRLRVHQINNLRIIDASIMPNITSCNTNGPTIMIAERGSDFIIKDHLKYKN, from the exons ATGAGCGTGTACTACTTTTTCTTGCTTTGTGTTATATTTGTGGTACATCCAAATCATGTTATTTGTAG CCAAACATACAATGATACAGAATGCCCAAAAATTACCCCTGGATCGGCATCTTCCACCTTCACTGCTGCACTGAAGTATTTTGCAGGAGAGCAATGCAATGTTTACAGTGATGTCCATCCCAAGTCAGAAGTTAATG ATCATGAAGAATTCGATTTTATAATTGTTGGCGCTGGAACTGCTGGGTGTATTGTAGCAAGACGTCTTGTAGATcaaaatttcaatgttttactTCTTGAAGCTGGTTCAGACCCACCTGTCGAAGCAAAG ATTCCTAATTTGGTCACCtcaatttataaaaagaaatatgacTGGCAGTATTCAACTGTTAACAATGGTCGAACAAGTCAAGCACTGATTAATGGAAATACGTACTGGCCTCGTGGAAAAATGCTTGGTGGTAGTCACCAACTAAATATGATGTTCTACTACAAAGGAGCAGCACATGACTATAAGTCTTGGGAAGAACTCGGTAATAATGAATGGAGcgaacaaaacattaaaaaatttttcaaGAAAGCAGAGAGCTTACAAAgtcaaaaattactaaataataatgaaataaaaaatttctatGGTCTTGATGGTCTTCAAGTCATAAATACAGTAAATTTTACATACGATCACATTATTGACAAAGTACTTGAGTCATTTCAAGAAATAGGAATAGAAAATAAAGAAGACATAAATACTGCAAATTTAAGTGGATCGAGTAGAAGTACAGTGACAGCTGCAGATGGCACGAGAAAAACTACATACGCCATGTACGTAGAGCCAATAATATCaagaaaaaatttcaaattgatAAGTCAATCATACGTGACGACgatattaattaatgatatgAAAGCTAATGGTGTGGCAGTTAATTTTGATGGAAAAAATATGACTTTTAATGCTAAATTAGAAGTTATTTTAAGTGCGGGTTCAATTAATACACCCCATTTGCTAATGCTTTCAGGTGTAGGTGACAAAAAACATTTAgagtcaaaaaatattaaatgtaaagtCGACCTGCCAGCAGTCGGTCAAAACTTACAGGACCATGCGGCGGTGGGGATCCCTATAATGCTGGACCTACCACCTGGCACATCAGAAAGGGACACAAATTTTGacgttattaaatatttatacaaccGTACTGGGTACCTAGCCCAGTTAAGCGTAACAGATATAGGTGCTTTTTATTCACATAATAAACATCTCTCTTACCCGGAATTTCAAAACGTACTTTCTATAGTAAATAATCCATTGCGACTCAGCTTTTTAAGCTATAAAGATGTTATGATGAAGTCATTAATACAACAGGCTCAAAATCGTTCAACTTATGTATTTGAAGTCGTTTTACTGCATCCTTACTCCCGCGGATCAATCACATTAAATTCTTCAAATCCGTATGATTATCCTATAATAGATGCAAATTATTTTGGAGAAGCGCGAgatttgaaattaattacacaaggtattaaaatattaaccaaaataataaaaacggaCTATTTCAAGTCTAATAACGCGTTTCTTCCGAGATTGAAATGGCCTGATtgtgataaatttaaattggatAGTGCAAATTATTGGAAATGTATAGCAAATAATACAGTCACTACAATTTATCACCCTGTTGGAACATCAAGTATGGGCCCCGACCCTAAGAAGTTTGTAGTTGATCAACGACTTCGAGTGCaccaaataaacaatttaagaaTAATTGATGCAAGCATTATGCCAAATATCACAAGCTGTAACACAAATGGACCGACTATAATGATTGCTGAAAGAGGCTCTGATTTTATCATTAAAGATCACCTTaaatataagaattaa